Proteins co-encoded in one Epinephelus moara isolate mb chromosome 11, YSFRI_EMoa_1.0, whole genome shotgun sequence genomic window:
- the mrc1a gene encoding macrophage mannose receptor 1 has protein sequence MLPCLNVAVVLCLLQVLCITADIDSGSFLIFNENHNKCIKVESATSITVAPCDPHAKNQQFRWASESRVLSLSLKLCLAATEIKDWVKVVLFECDESSDLQHWQCKNETLFGLKDQDLHLNWGNRNERNIMIYKGSGLWSRWRIYGTRGDLCSKGFQEIFTIGGNAFGVPCQFPFKFGDNWYAECTKDGRSDGSLWCATERDYDKVKKWGFCPTEATSGWDTDPVTEVQYQRNAQAVLTWHQARKSCQQQGADLLSIVELHEQSYISGLTNNLGTSLWIGLNSLDFESGWQWSNGNPFRYLNWAPGHPSSEPGLTCATLNAGKASKWESSVCTKKLGYICRKGNSTSLPPPPSKDQPSFCPSHWVPYAGNCYYLERSKKMWKDALAACHKEGGDLASIHNIEEQSFIISQSGYLPTDVLWIGLNDQRNQMLFEWSDHSHVTFTQWQTDEPTHATNLQEDCVLIRGKDGRWADHMCEKMYGYICKKKASIKPGEGAHEDANPGCKLGSIRYGSYCYNIGSETKTFDEAKQTCLNAGGHLVDVTDRYENAFLVSLVGLRPEKYFWTGLSNTGDISTFKWTTRRKVTFTHFNVDMPDRHQGCIAMTTGVFAGLWDVVSCSNKEKYICKKPAEGVLVTTVPPTTPALSCESGWTPAAKRSFCYKLYKKSSNFKKNWSEARDFCRAIGGDLMSIHSSLDLDNAPFYSSNPTWIGLSLGTNSGFGWSDGSPFEYENWGYGEPNNHNDNEHCAEVHFFYGRHWNDRHCEFYNDWICQIRKGVTPKPEPVVIETVYNTTDDGWLIYNDTQYLINKDKLNMEAARATCKKGFGDLVVISGETERKFLWKQIAKGTEGQYYIGMTVNLDRSFSWVDGSPITYTAWEHNEPNFANNDENCVTLYKSMGYWNDINCGLELPSICKRSSNFVNTTIAPTTIPKGGCAPEWLPFQGKCYKIVVGNDDKSWQDARTHCINQGGNLVSITNEREQAFLTMQMLKYNEDLWIGMNDVNWEMHFVWTDGKGITYTNWAKGHPTSVTEGRYAFMEETFDCVIMVGSTAKTTGFWKVGDCHSKHGFICKRNVDSQIAVPATTILPKTFSKLGNDSYKLVAQKMRWDEARRQCQADDADLASILNPVTQAYIILQISKHNEPVWIGLNSNVTGGRYKWVDNWHLSYTKWGTNEPKNNYGCVYIDMDRTWKTGPCTNTYYSLCKKSPDIAPTDPPQLPGNCPEPKKRKTWIPFRGHCYSFFGSMVDNWAHASVECLRMGASLLSIEDPQEGLFIQQNLELLQDESKSFWIGLYKTHEGEWMWLDNSAVDYTNWKTGMPKSESCVGISSDSGMWSTSSCSRYKSYICKTAKVITPTEKPPAVAPVIKEASHGSAGITVAVVLVVIAIVGLGAFLLFRKRIPTPVLGESTFDNKLYFNNPIRAPVDAKGLVANIEQNEQA, from the exons ATGTTACcctgtttaaatgttgctgtggtCCTCTGTCTTCTGCAGGTCCTCTGCATTACTGCAGACATAG acAGTGGCTCCTTCCTGATCTTCAACGAGAACCACAACAAGTGCATAAAGGTGGAGAGTGCCACCTCCATAACGGTGGCCCCCTGCGATCCTCATGCCAAAAACCAGCAGTTTCGCTGGGCCTCCGAATCTCGCGTCCTCAGTCTGTCCCTCAAGCTCTGCCTGGCGGCCACAGAGATTAAAGACTGGGTAAAGGTGGTCCTCTTTGAATGTGATGAGAGCAGTGACCTCCAACACTGGCAGTGCAAGAACGAGACCCTCTTTGGCCTCAAAGACCAGGACCTGCACTTAAACTGGGGCAACCGCAATGAAAGGAACATAATGATCTACAAAGGCTCTGGGCTCTGGAGTCGCTGGAGGATATATGGCACACGGGGTGACCTTTGTTCAAAGGGGTTTCAAG agaTTTTCACAATAGGGGGCAATGCCTTTGGAGTCCCCTGTCAGTTCCCATTTAAGTTTGGGGACAACTGGTATGCTGAATGCACAAAGGATGGCCGCTCAGATGGAAGCCTGTGGTGTGCAACAGAGAGAGATTACGATAAAGTAAAGAAATGGGGCTTTTGTCCCACTGAAG CCACCTCAGGTTGGGATACTGACCCAGTCACTGAAGTTCAGTATCAGAGGAACGCACAGGCTGTGCTGACCTGGCATCAGGCCAGGAAGAGCTGCCAGCAGCAGGGAGCCGACCTCCTCAGCATTGTGGAGCTGCATGAGCAGTCATACATTTCAG GGTTAACAAATAATCTGGGAACATCTCTTTGGATTGGACTGAACAGCTTGGATTTTGAGAGTGGGTGGCAGTGGAGCAACGGAAACCCGTTCAGATATTTAAACTGGGCTCCAG GTCATCCCTCATCAGAGCCTGGGCTCACCTGTGCAACCCTAAATGCTGGAAAAGCCTCAAAATGGGAGAGCAGCGTCTGCACTAAGAAGCTTGGTTACATCTGTCGCAAAGGAAACTCGACCAGTCTGCCTCCACCACCAA GCAAAGACCAGCCCAGCTTCTGCCCCAGTCACTGGGTTCCTTATGCAGGTAACTGTTACTACCTGGAGAGGAGTAAAAAGATGTGGAAGGACGCTTTGGCTGCATGTCACAAAGAGGGAGGAGATCTGGCCAGCATACACAATATAGAAGAGCAGAGCTTCATCATATCTCAATCTGGATACT TGCCGACAGATGTGCTCTGGATCGGCTTGAATGATCAGAGGAACCAGATGCTGTTTGAATGGTCCGATCACTCCCACGTTACCTTCACCCAGTGGCAGACTGATGAGCCAACGCATGCCACCAACCTCCAGGAAGACTGTGTCCTCATCAGAGGAAAG GACGGGAGGTGGGCTGACCACATGTGTGAGAAGATGTACGGATACATCTGTAAGAAGAAGGCCTCCATTAAACCAGGTGAAGGTGCCCATGAGGACGCCAACCCAGGCTGCAAGCTT GGCTCGATCAGGTACGGATCTTATTGTTACAACATTGGGTCTGAGACAAAAACCTTTGATGAGGCAAAGCAGACATGCTTGAATGCTGGTGGTCACTTGGTGGATGTCACTGATAG ATATGAGAATGCCTTCTTGGTCAGTTTGGTGGGTTTGAGACCAGAGAAGTATTTTTGGACGGGTCTATCAAACACAGGCGACATAAGCACTTTCAAGTGGACCACCAGAAGAAAAGTCACATTCACTCACTTCAATGTGGACATGCCAG ACAGACACCAAGGATGCATTGCCATGACAACTGGGGTTTTTGCTGGATTATGGGATGTTGTCAGCTGCAGCAACAAGGAGAAGTATATCTGCAAGAAACCAGCAGAGGGTGTACTGGTGACGACAGTCCCACCCACCACCCCGGCCCTGAGCTGTGAGTCCGGGTGGACCCCTGCTGCCAAGAGGAGCTTCTGCTATAAA CTTTACAAAAAATCATCAAACTTTAAGAAGAATTGGTCAGAAGCGAGAGACTTCTGCAGAGCCATTGGTGGGGACCTGATGAGCATACACAGTTCACTGGACCTGGACAACGCTCC GTTTTATTCTTCTAACCCAACCTGGATTGGCCTCAGCCTCGGTACCAACTCAGGTTTCGGATGGAGTGATGGCTCACCT TTTGAGTATGAGAACTGGGGCTATGGAGAACCCAACAACCACAATGACAATGAACACTGTGCAGAGGTCCACTTTTTCTACGGACGGCACTGGAATGATCGGCACTGTGAGTTCTACAATGACTGGATCTGCCAGATACGCAAAG GTGTGACTCCCAAACCTGAGCCTGTCGTAATTGAAACAG TTTACAACACCACAGACGATGGCTGGCTTATATACAATGACACACAGTATTTGATAAACAAGGACAAGCTAAATATGGAAGCTGCTAGAGCCACCTGCAAAAAGGGCTTTGGGGATCTTGTAGTCATCAGCGGGGAGACTGAGAGGAAGTTCCTTTGGAAACAG ATAGCGAAAGGCACAGAAGGACAGTACTACATTGGCATGACAGTAAATCTGGATCGATCATTTAG CTGGGTGGATGGCAGCCCTATAACATACACCGCATGGGAACACAATGAGCCAAACTTTGctaataatgatgaaaactgtgTGACTTTATATAAGAGCATGG GGTACTGGAATGATATTAACTGTGGTTTGGAGCTACCATCTATTTGCAAAAGAAGCAGTAATTTTGTCAATACAACGATAGCCCCAACCACCATACCTAAGGGAGGATGTGCACCAGAGTGGCTACCTTTCCAAGGAAAG TGCTACAAAATTGTTGTGGGGAATGACGATAAGAGCTGGCAGGACGCCAGGACACACTGTATAAACCAGGGAGGAAATCTGGTTTCTATCACCAATGAGAGAGAGCAAG CTTTCCTGACAATGCAGATGCTGAAATACAATGAAGATTTGTGGATTGGCATGAATGATGTCAACTGGGAGATGCACTTTGTTTGGACGGATGGCAAAGGCATTACGTACACCAACTGGGCGAAAGGGCATCCAACATCAGTGACTGAGGGACGTTATGCATTTATGGAAGAG ACGTTTGACTGTGTGATAATGGTGGGCAGCACTGCCAAAACAACAGGGTTCTGGAAGGTGGGTGACTGTCACTCAAAACATGGCTTCATCTGTAAAAGAAACGTCG ATTCTCAGATTGCAGTCCCAGCCACAACTATATTACCAAAGACTTTCTCCAAACTTGGCAACGACTCCTACAAGCTGGTGGCCCAGAAGATGAGATGGGATGAGGCGAGGAGGCAGTGCCAAGCAGACGATGCAGATCTGGCCAGTATCCTGAACCCTGTCACCCAGGCATACATCATCTTACAGATTTCCAAGCACAATGAGCCTGTGTGGATCGGcctcaacagcaatgtg aCTGGTGGGCGGTATAAGTGGGTCGATAACTGGCATCTGTCTTACACCAAATGGGGCACAAATGAGCCTAAAAACAACTATGGTTGCGTGTATATAGACATGGACAGAACATGGAAAACTGGACCATGTACCAATACCTACTATTCCCTTTGCAAGAAGTCACCAG ACATAGCACCAACTGATCCTCCACAACTCCCCGGCAACTGTCCagaaccaaagaaaagaaaaacctggATACCTTTCAGAGGCCACTGTTACTCCTTCTTTGGCTCAATGGTGGACAACTGGGCCCACGCCTCAGTTGAATGTCTGAGAATGG GTGCTTCTCTGTTGAGTATTGAGGACCCTCAGGAGGGTCTCTTCATACAGCAGAACCTGGAGCTTCTGCAGGACGAATCCAAGTCCTTCTGGATCGGCCTCTACAAGACTCATGAAG GTGAGTGGATGTGGCTCGATAACAGTGCTGTGGACTATACCAACTGGAAAACAGGGATGCCAAAGTCTGAATCATGTGTTGGCATCAGTTCAGACAGTGGGATGTGGAGTacaagcagctgcagcagataCAAATCTTACATCTGCAAAACAGCCAAAG TTATTACACCAACAGAAAAGCCACCAGCTGTTG CCCCTGTCATTAAAGAAGCTTCTCATGGGTCTGCTGGCATCACTGTGGCTGTAGTGCTAGTTGTAATCGCCATAGTTGGACTCGGTGCCTTCCTCCTTTTCCGTAAACGGATACCCACCCCTGTCTTGGGAGAAAGCACCTTTGACAACAAGTTATACTTCAACAATCCAATACGAGCCCCTGTGGATGCCAAAGGTCTGGTGGCCAACATAGAGCAGAATGAACAAGCGTAG